The following are from one region of the Streptomyces tuirus genome:
- a CDS encoding VOC family protein, whose product MPSVKQIQVTFDCAEPERVARFWCEVLGYVVPPPPEGFTTWDDFNRSLPSEERGAWFVALDPTGVGPRLYFQRVPEGKVVKNRVHLDVRVGTGLVGDERLATLEAECARLVALGAVRERLLPADEDNESCIVMQDIEGNEFCLD is encoded by the coding sequence ATGCCATCGGTCAAGCAGATCCAAGTCACCTTCGACTGCGCGGAACCAGAGCGAGTCGCCCGCTTCTGGTGCGAGGTGCTGGGGTACGTCGTACCGCCGCCGCCGGAGGGTTTCACCACTTGGGACGACTTCAACCGCTCGCTGCCGTCCGAGGAGCGAGGGGCATGGTTCGTTGCGCTTGATCCCACGGGTGTGGGTCCGCGCCTGTATTTCCAGCGCGTTCCTGAAGGCAAGGTCGTCAAGAACCGGGTGCACCTCGATGTGCGGGTCGGCACCGGGCTCGTGGGCGACGAGCGCCTTGCCACGCTCGAGGCCGAATGCGCACGACTGGTCGCACTCGGCGCGGTACGCGAGCGACTGCTGCCCGCCGACGAGGACAACGAGTCGTGCATCGTGATGCAGGACATCGAAGGCAACGAGTTCTGCCTCGACTGA
- a CDS encoding FAD-binding oxidoreductase, which yields MPASPSGHGTSRTRSWWGWGYADSHPDDAECVAIGALLPGTLARPLPIPRVADLAITRPRVTPPSSLAHLVSTDPEERAAHAMGKAYRDIIRALRGRPGRVPDLVAHPTDDREVADLLDWAGGLGVAVIPFGGGSSVVGGVEYRGDTHRAVLSLDLTSMDRVLEIDTVSRSALIQAGALGPVLEEQLRPHGLTLRHFPQSFEFSTLGGWLATRAGGHYATGRTHIDDFVQSLRVVTPAGSGTSLRLPASGAGPSPDRLFLGSEGTLGVITEAWMRLQERPRHKASASVAFAGFPEALEAVRVIAQSDLSPANCRLLDPGEALLSGASQDGSSVLVLGFESATGRVDDRLASALELARAHGGRGGAAPAANGGAAPAQRDVPADAAVSAWRSAFLRMPYLRDGLARMGAVVDTFETATTWDRIPALIDAVRTEVGSAALKATGHPATVNCRLTHVYPDGAAPYFTVAVAGRPGEEVGIWDDIKAVASDVLHRHRATITHHHAVGRDHRPGYDLQRPEPFALALRAAKDALDPHHILNPGVLID from the coding sequence ATGCCCGCCTCACCTTCCGGTCACGGCACCTCCCGCACCCGCTCGTGGTGGGGCTGGGGCTACGCCGACTCCCACCCCGACGACGCCGAATGCGTCGCGATAGGCGCACTGTTGCCGGGCACCCTGGCGCGCCCGTTGCCGATCCCCCGGGTCGCCGACCTGGCGATCACCCGCCCCCGGGTGACACCCCCGTCCTCGCTGGCGCACCTGGTCAGCACCGACCCCGAGGAGCGCGCCGCCCACGCCATGGGCAAGGCCTACCGCGACATCATCCGGGCCCTGCGCGGCCGGCCGGGCCGGGTCCCCGACCTGGTCGCCCACCCGACCGACGACCGGGAGGTGGCCGACCTGCTGGACTGGGCCGGCGGGCTGGGCGTGGCCGTCATCCCCTTCGGGGGCGGCTCCTCGGTGGTCGGCGGCGTGGAGTACCGCGGTGACACCCACCGTGCCGTGCTGTCGCTGGACTTGACGTCGATGGACCGGGTTCTGGAGATCGACACCGTCAGCCGCTCGGCTCTGATCCAGGCCGGCGCACTCGGCCCCGTGCTGGAGGAGCAGCTGCGGCCCCACGGTCTCACCTTGCGCCACTTTCCGCAGAGCTTCGAGTTCTCCACCCTCGGCGGCTGGCTGGCCACCCGGGCCGGGGGCCACTACGCCACCGGCCGCACGCACATCGACGACTTCGTGCAGTCCCTTCGGGTGGTCACGCCCGCCGGTTCGGGCACGTCCCTCCGACTGCCCGCATCCGGTGCCGGACCGTCACCGGACCGCCTGTTCCTCGGCTCCGAGGGCACGCTCGGGGTCATCACCGAGGCGTGGATGCGCCTGCAGGAACGCCCGCGCCACAAGGCGTCGGCGTCGGTGGCGTTCGCCGGCTTCCCCGAGGCGCTGGAGGCGGTGCGGGTCATCGCCCAGTCCGACCTCTCCCCCGCCAACTGCCGCCTGCTCGATCCCGGCGAGGCGCTGCTGTCCGGCGCCTCGCAGGACGGCTCCTCCGTGCTGGTGCTGGGGTTCGAGTCCGCCACGGGTCGCGTCGACGACCGTCTCGCGAGCGCCTTGGAGCTGGCGCGGGCTCATGGCGGCCGGGGCGGAGCGGCGCCCGCGGCGAACGGGGGTGCCGCCCCGGCACAGCGAGACGTCCCGGCCGACGCGGCGGTGAGCGCCTGGCGTTCGGCCTTCCTGCGCATGCCGTATCTGCGTGACGGCCTGGCCCGTATGGGGGCCGTCGTCGACACCTTCGAGACGGCGACCACCTGGGACAGGATCCCGGCCCTGATCGACGCCGTCCGCACCGAGGTCGGCTCCGCCGCCCTGAAGGCCACCGGTCACCCGGCCACCGTCAACTGCCGCCTGACGCACGTCTATCCCGACGGTGCCGCGCCCTACTTCACCGTGGCCGTCGCCGGCCGCCCCGGCGAAGAGGTCGGCATCTGGGACGACATCAAGGCTGTCGCGAGCGACGTCCTGCACCGTCACCGCGCGACGATCACCCACCACCACGCCGTCGGCCGGGACCACCGCCCCGGCTACGACCTCCAGCGCCCCGAGCCCTTCGCGCTGGCGCTGCGCGCCGCCAAGGACGCCCTGGACCCGCATCACATCCTCAACCCGGGGGTGCTGATCGACTGA
- a CDS encoding MASE1 domain-containing protein has protein sequence MAAVVGSQDLRTPVVVALQTLAVAACYYASAQLGLLRQLVVEGAVVTPIWPPTGVSVACLLLFGLRCWPGIALGAFFVILSLTTPTPSALAVLAGNTVAPVVGYLLLRRAGFRTDLTRLRDGLALVFLGAFTAMLISSTTGAGILIATDKIEWPGFWAVWLAWWVGDAMGVLLVTPLLLLLARVRLPLPMSRWREAAGLAIIACALVPLAARSSVSLLFLVYPLLIWAALRFQLAGSLTCALFASVMTTVAATDRVGPFERLSRVEVMLKLQAFNGAMALTALILSAVITEQISTRRSVERACQELVEVLEHLTAGEADGRAAVEDGGSGRRQEK, from the coding sequence ATGGCTGCTGTGGTGGGTAGCCAGGATCTGCGTACGCCGGTCGTCGTCGCTCTGCAGACGCTGGCCGTCGCCGCCTGCTACTACGCGTCGGCGCAACTGGGGCTGCTGCGGCAACTGGTCGTCGAGGGCGCCGTCGTCACTCCCATCTGGCCGCCGACCGGCGTCTCGGTCGCCTGCCTGCTGCTCTTCGGGCTGCGCTGCTGGCCCGGGATCGCCCTGGGCGCCTTCTTCGTCATCCTGTCCCTCACCACCCCGACGCCCTCGGCCCTGGCCGTGCTGGCGGGGAACACGGTCGCGCCCGTCGTCGGGTACCTGCTGCTGCGCCGGGCCGGTTTCCGCACGGACCTCACGCGGCTGCGGGACGGTCTGGCCCTGGTGTTCCTGGGCGCGTTCACCGCCATGCTGATCAGCTCGACCACCGGCGCCGGGATCCTGATCGCCACGGACAAGATCGAATGGCCCGGCTTCTGGGCGGTGTGGCTCGCCTGGTGGGTCGGTGACGCGATGGGCGTGCTCCTCGTCACGCCGCTGCTGCTCCTGCTGGCCCGCGTGCGCCTGCCGCTGCCCATGTCGCGCTGGAGGGAGGCCGCGGGGCTCGCGATCATCGCCTGCGCTCTCGTGCCGCTGGCCGCGCGCAGCTCCGTCAGTCTGCTGTTCCTCGTCTACCCCCTGCTGATCTGGGCGGCTCTGCGGTTCCAGCTGGCCGGCAGCCTGACGTGCGCCCTGTTCGCCTCGGTCATGACCACGGTGGCGGCGACCGACCGGGTCGGGCCGTTCGAACGGCTCAGCCGCGTCGAGGTGATGTTGAAGCTGCAGGCCTTCAACGGGGCGATGGCGCTCACCGCCCTGATCCTGTCCGCCGTGATCACCGAGCAGATCTCCACGCGGCGGTCCGTGGAGCGTGCCTGCCAGGAGCTGGTCGAGGTCCTGGAGCACCTCACCGCCGGCGAGGCGGACGGCCGGGCCGCCGTGGAGGACGGCGGGTCCGGGCGACGGCAGGAGAAGTGA
- a CDS encoding DUF998 domain-containing protein encodes MRSVPRWALVSSGCAPVFLIMGWLVAASLQGHPYDPAAQTISVLAAPGNSGSWVMTAAFIALGLCHLLTAWGLRPAATAGRLALAAGGLSALAVAVVPAPSSGGSLTHGSVAAVGFAVLAAWPVLAARAGTAVPWALRPVPSLGATAVMAVGAAWFLVELHLHGVAGVAERAVTTLQSVWPFVVVLSCLRGSVREGCPN; translated from the coding sequence ATGCGATCTGTTCCGAGATGGGCGCTGGTGTCATCCGGGTGTGCGCCGGTCTTTCTGATCATGGGCTGGCTGGTGGCGGCATCGCTGCAGGGACACCCCTACGACCCCGCCGCCCAGACGATCAGCGTCCTGGCGGCCCCCGGGAACAGCGGGTCCTGGGTGATGACGGCGGCGTTCATCGCCTTGGGCCTCTGCCACCTGCTGACCGCATGGGGCCTGCGCCCGGCCGCTACCGCGGGGCGGCTGGCCCTGGCGGCCGGAGGGCTGTCGGCACTGGCCGTGGCCGTGGTCCCGGCACCGAGCAGCGGCGGCTCACTGACTCACGGTTCCGTGGCCGCCGTGGGGTTCGCCGTCCTCGCGGCGTGGCCCGTCCTGGCGGCCAGGGCCGGGACCGCCGTGCCCTGGGCCCTGCGTCCGGTCCCGTCCCTGGGGGCCACGGCGGTCATGGCGGTCGGGGCGGCCTGGTTCCTGGTCGAGTTGCACCTTCACGGAGTGGCCGGCGTGGCCGAGCGTGCCGTGACGACCCTCCAGTCGGTCTGGCCCTTCGTGGTGGTCCTCTCCTGTCTGCGCGGATCCGTTCGCGAGGGCTGCCCGAACTGA
- the ppk2 gene encoding polyphosphate kinase 2, translated as MTKERAARVPRKAYEKELLRLQTELVKLQEWVRTEGARLVVVFEGRDAAGKGGTIKRVAEHLNPRGARIAALPKPTERERTQWYFQRYVEHLPAAGEIVLFDRSWYNRAGVEHVMGFCSKEEYQLFLRQCPIFERMLTEDGILLRKYWFSVSDTEQQERFRRRLEDPLRHWKLSPMDLESISRWEAYSRAKDEMMVHTDIAEAPWYVVESDDKRRARLNMIAHLLESVPYHEVPPPVLELPDRPPSAGYQRPPRDLQTYVPDHAARL; from the coding sequence ATGACGAAAGAGCGTGCGGCGAGGGTGCCGCGCAAGGCGTACGAGAAGGAACTGCTGCGCCTGCAGACGGAGTTGGTGAAGCTCCAGGAGTGGGTGCGCACCGAGGGTGCCCGGCTGGTCGTCGTCTTCGAGGGCCGGGACGCGGCCGGCAAGGGCGGGACGATCAAGCGGGTCGCCGAACACCTCAACCCCCGTGGCGCGCGGATCGCGGCACTGCCGAAGCCCACCGAGCGCGAGCGCACCCAGTGGTACTTCCAGCGGTACGTCGAGCACCTGCCGGCCGCCGGGGAGATCGTGCTGTTCGACCGGTCCTGGTACAACCGGGCCGGTGTCGAGCACGTGATGGGCTTCTGCTCGAAGGAGGAGTACCAGCTCTTCCTCCGCCAGTGCCCGATCTTCGAGCGGATGCTGACCGAGGACGGCATCCTGCTGCGCAAGTACTGGTTCTCGGTGAGCGACACCGAGCAGCAGGAGCGCTTCCGCCGCCGTCTGGAGGACCCGCTGCGGCACTGGAAGCTCTCGCCGATGGACCTGGAGTCGATCAGCCGCTGGGAGGCGTACTCGCGGGCGAAGGACGAGATGATGGTGCACACCGACATCGCGGAGGCCCCGTGGTACGTCGTCGAGAGCGACGACAAGCGCCGCGCCCGGCTGAACATGATCGCCCACCTGCTGGAATCGGTGCCGTACCACGAGGTGCCGCCGCCCGTACTGGAACTGCCGGACCGGCCCCCGTCGGCCGGCTACCAGCGCCCGCCGCGTGACCTGCAGACGTACGTCCCCGACCACGCGGCCCGGCTCTGA
- a CDS encoding glycoside hydrolase family 64 protein: MLRTLRRRATAARLTLAMTLTAALAGSLLATGTGAPAHAAVPATIPLKITNNSARGEQLYIYNLGTELSTGRQGWADAAGTFHPWPAGGNPPTPAPDASIPGPAAGQSATIRMPKFSGRVYFSYGQKLVFKLATGGLVQPAVQNPTDPNRNILFNWSEYTLNDSGLWINSTQVDMFSAPYAVGVQRADGSTATTGRLKPGGYNGFFNALRGQPGGWANLIQTRSDGTVLRALSPLYGLETGALPATVMDDYINRVWQKYAGSTLTVTPFADQPGIKYFGRVSGGVMNFTNSAGAVVTSFEKPDASSVFGCHRRLDAPNDQVRGPISRTLCAGFNRSTLLVNPNQPDAAATDFYKDDVTNHYARKIHAQMADGKAYAFAFDDVGHHESLVHDGNPRQAYLTLDPLS, from the coding sequence GTGTTGCGAACTCTCAGGCGCCGGGCCACGGCCGCGAGGCTCACCCTCGCCATGACCCTCACCGCCGCCCTGGCCGGCTCCCTGCTGGCGACCGGAACGGGTGCGCCGGCCCATGCCGCCGTGCCGGCGACGATCCCGCTGAAGATCACGAACAATTCGGCCCGCGGCGAGCAGTTGTACATCTACAACCTCGGCACGGAGCTCTCGACCGGACGGCAGGGCTGGGCCGACGCGGCCGGCACCTTCCACCCCTGGCCGGCGGGCGGCAACCCGCCGACTCCCGCCCCCGACGCCTCGATCCCCGGCCCGGCGGCTGGGCAGTCGGCCACGATCCGCATGCCGAAGTTCTCCGGCCGCGTGTACTTCTCCTACGGCCAGAAGCTGGTCTTCAAGCTCGCCACCGGCGGCCTGGTCCAGCCCGCCGTCCAGAACCCGACCGACCCCAACCGGAACATCCTGTTCAACTGGTCGGAGTACACGCTCAACGACTCGGGCCTGTGGATCAACAGCACACAGGTCGACATGTTCTCCGCTCCCTACGCGGTGGGAGTGCAGCGGGCCGACGGCAGCACCGCGACCACCGGCCGGCTCAAGCCCGGTGGATACAACGGCTTCTTCAACGCCCTGCGGGGGCAGCCGGGAGGCTGGGCGAACCTGATCCAGACCCGTTCCGACGGCACCGTACTGCGTGCCCTGTCACCGCTGTACGGCCTGGAGACCGGCGCCCTGCCGGCCACCGTCATGGACGACTACATCAACCGCGTCTGGCAGAAGTACGCCGGCTCGACCCTGACGGTCACCCCGTTCGCCGACCAGCCCGGCATCAAGTACTTCGGCCGGGTCTCCGGCGGCGTCATGAACTTCACCAACAGTGCCGGGGCCGTCGTCACCAGCTTCGAGAAGCCGGACGCCTCCTCCGTCTTCGGCTGCCACCGGAGGCTGGACGCCCCCAACGACCAGGTGCGCGGCCCGATCTCGCGCACCCTGTGTGCCGGCTTCAACCGGTCCACCCTCCTGGTCAACCCCAACCAGCCCGACGCCGCCGCGACCGACTTCTACAAGGACGACGTCACCAATCACTACGCCCGCAAGATCCACGCCCAGATGGCGGACGGGAAGGCGTACGCCTTCGCCTTCGACGACGTCGGCCACCACGAGTCCCTCGTACACGACGGCAACCCGCGCCAGGCCTACCTCACGCTCGATCCGCTCAGCTGA
- a CDS encoding inorganic phosphate transporter, with product MELTLVVLIIIVGLTFDFTNGFHDAANAIATSISTRALTPRVALAMAAVMNFCGAFLGTGVAQTVGSGIIEAPEATSGLLLVLCALLGAIGWNVFTWWRGLPTSSSHALIGGLVGAALAASATVQWSGILDKVVLPMLLSPLVGVVLGYLLHTGILWVFRRSTPRRTMRRFRMAQTVSAAAMGLGHGLQDAQKTMGVIVLALVTAGWQDGFSVPVWVIAAVALAMAAGTYTGGRRIITTLGRRIVHLDPPRGFAAETAAAAVLYTTAFLVKAPISTTQTITAAILGAGATRRFSAVRWQVARSIGTAWILTFPGAGIPAAALYLLLHAVTGL from the coding sequence ATGGAGCTCACCCTCGTGGTGCTGATCATCATCGTGGGTCTGACGTTCGACTTCACCAACGGCTTCCACGACGCCGCGAACGCGATCGCCACCTCGATCTCGACCAGGGCGCTGACACCACGGGTGGCCCTGGCCATGGCCGCGGTGATGAACTTCTGCGGCGCCTTCCTCGGGACCGGGGTCGCCCAGACCGTCGGCAGCGGCATCATCGAGGCGCCCGAGGCGACCTCGGGGCTGCTGCTCGTCCTGTGCGCGCTCCTCGGCGCCATCGGGTGGAACGTCTTCACCTGGTGGCGGGGGCTGCCCACCTCGTCCTCGCACGCCCTGATCGGCGGGCTGGTGGGCGCCGCGCTCGCCGCGTCCGCCACGGTGCAGTGGTCGGGCATCCTGGACAAGGTCGTCCTGCCGATGCTGCTGTCCCCGCTGGTCGGCGTGGTGCTCGGCTATCTGCTGCACACGGGCATCCTGTGGGTGTTCCGGCGTTCGACGCCCCGGCGCACCATGCGGCGGTTCCGCATGGCGCAGACCGTCTCCGCCGCCGCCATGGGGCTGGGGCACGGGTTGCAGGACGCGCAGAAGACCATGGGGGTCATCGTGCTGGCGCTGGTCACGGCCGGCTGGCAGGACGGCTTCTCGGTGCCGGTGTGGGTGATCGCCGCCGTGGCGCTCGCCATGGCGGCCGGCACGTACACCGGCGGGCGTCGCATCATCACCACCCTGGGCCGGCGCATCGTGCACCTCGACCCGCCGCGCGGGTTCGCCGCCGAGACGGCCGCCGCGGCCGTCCTCTACACGACCGCGTTCCTGGTGAAGGCACCGATCTCCACCACGCAGACGATCACCGCGGCCATTCTGGGTGCCGGTGCCACCAGGCGCTTCTCCGCCGTACGCTGGCAGGTGGCCCGTTCGATCGGTACCGCCTGGATCCTCACGTTCCCCGGCGCGGGAATCCCGGCGGCGGCGCTGTATCTTCTGCTGCACGCCGTCACCGGTCTGTGA
- a CDS encoding DUF817 domain-containing protein codes for MIPASITGPLPAPVRQLLAFAWTQTRACAFAIALLSGVAVSTLLPELPVARYDLLVVYGVLLTLVFWARGWENGRDVAVIAVCHVIGLAFELVKVSLGSWSYPEPAVLKFAGVPLYGGFLYAAVGSYVCRAWHLFDLEIVRYRPRATALVAAAIYVNFFSHHWLPDARWVLAGLLGAVTLGTSVRFTVRGVRRRMPLALSFVLIGFFLWVAENLATLVGAWRYPYQEHGWEPVGVAKFGAWALLISVTFVLAAVGRTASAAARESP; via the coding sequence ATGATCCCCGCAAGCATCACCGGCCCCCTGCCGGCACCCGTTCGCCAGCTGCTCGCGTTCGCCTGGACCCAGACGCGGGCCTGCGCTTTCGCCATCGCCCTGCTGTCCGGTGTGGCCGTGTCCACGCTGCTGCCCGAACTGCCCGTGGCGCGCTACGACCTGCTGGTCGTCTACGGGGTGCTGCTCACGCTGGTGTTCTGGGCCCGCGGGTGGGAGAACGGGCGGGACGTCGCCGTCATCGCGGTCTGCCATGTCATCGGTCTGGCCTTCGAGCTGGTGAAGGTGTCGCTCGGTTCCTGGAGCTATCCGGAGCCGGCCGTGCTGAAGTTCGCCGGCGTCCCGTTGTACGGCGGGTTCCTGTACGCGGCCGTGGGCAGTTACGTCTGCCGGGCCTGGCACCTGTTCGATCTGGAGATCGTGCGCTATCGGCCGCGCGCGACGGCCCTGGTCGCCGCCGCCATATACGTCAACTTCTTCAGCCACCACTGGCTGCCCGACGCGCGCTGGGTGCTGGCCGGGCTGCTCGGGGCCGTCACGCTGGGGACGTCGGTGCGGTTCACGGTGCGAGGGGTGCGCCGGCGGATGCCGCTGGCGCTGTCGTTCGTGCTGATCGGGTTCTTCCTGTGGGTGGCGGAGAACCTGGCGACCCTGGTCGGGGCCTGGCGTTACCCGTATCAGGAGCACGGCTGGGAGCCGGTGGGGGTGGCGAAGTTCGGGGCCTGGGCGTTGCTGATCAGCGTGACGTTCGTGCTGGCGGCCGTGGGGCGTACGGCGTCCGCGGCGGCCCGCGAGAGCCCGTGA
- a CDS encoding TetR/AcrR family transcriptional regulator produces MTTPASKAGTKGVPRATREQQVLAAATEEFGRRGYEATTVAAVATRVGVTKPLLHHYFGSKQDLYLACLNPVGDRLLHAIRTAMAEPASAARPTALRVLHALFTALDGQREAWFVLYDATLPPDSDAARRAAYYRRAIDDLAATGTADLLRTTGSGDPLDADALTYAWRGLCTALVRWWVNHPDQSPEAMTQRCARLFAAGRTLLATDDEIT; encoded by the coding sequence ATGACAACACCCGCCTCGAAGGCCGGCACCAAGGGAGTCCCCAGGGCCACCCGCGAACAACAGGTCCTGGCGGCGGCCACCGAGGAGTTCGGCCGCCGTGGCTACGAGGCGACCACCGTGGCCGCCGTCGCCACCCGGGTCGGCGTCACCAAGCCCCTGCTGCACCACTACTTCGGCAGCAAGCAGGACCTCTACCTCGCCTGCCTGAATCCCGTGGGCGACCGCCTCCTGCACGCCATCCGCACGGCCATGGCCGAACCGGCCTCCGCGGCCCGGCCCACCGCGCTGCGTGTGCTGCACGCCCTGTTCACCGCGCTCGACGGGCAGCGCGAGGCGTGGTTCGTCCTCTACGACGCCACGCTGCCGCCCGACAGCGACGCCGCCCGCCGCGCGGCGTACTACCGCCGCGCCATCGACGACCTCGCTGCGACCGGCACCGCCGACCTCCTGCGGACGACCGGATCCGGCGACCCGCTGGACGCGGACGCCCTCACCTACGCGTGGCGCGGCCTGTGCACCGCACTGGTCCGCTGGTGGGTCAACCACCCCGACCAGTCGCCCGAAGCCATGACCCAACGCTGCGCGCGACTCTTCGCGGCCGGCCGCACCCTCCTCGCCACCGACGACGAGATCACCTGA
- a CDS encoding DUF6003 family protein yields MTDDAYLFLLDDASAQLGVVPTAVGELACMETPAVRAWLDAQGSTPTSPHLRLLPPEERAAVPEGAERLPVPLSEEELVRVRHHLVPEPLARVEEELLAYRDCADGRDGLIGRALAAGVAPHRVVELTGVDPATVTAAASR; encoded by the coding sequence ATGACCGACGACGCCTATTTGTTCCTGCTCGACGACGCGTCCGCGCAGCTCGGCGTGGTGCCGACCGCCGTCGGTGAACTCGCCTGCATGGAGACTCCCGCCGTGCGCGCCTGGCTCGACGCCCAGGGAAGCACGCCGACCTCACCGCACCTGCGCCTGCTTCCGCCGGAGGAGAGGGCGGCCGTGCCCGAGGGGGCGGAACGACTGCCCGTTCCGCTGAGCGAGGAGGAATTGGTCCGCGTCCGCCACCACCTGGTGCCGGAGCCGCTGGCCCGGGTCGAGGAGGAACTGCTCGCCTACCGTGACTGTGCGGACGGACGGGACGGCCTGATCGGCCGAGCACTGGCTGCCGGTGTGGCACCGCACCGCGTCGTCGAACTGACCGGGGTGGATCCCGCGACGGTGACCGCCGCCGCGAGCAGGTGA
- a CDS encoding restriction endonuclease, with protein sequence MTVPAPRSAFVKRRRYRFDLRSTALFFVFLAVVVSVLGLAVRVAAGAVERRPAWVFVLALIGVAACLGLRRRWRVAGAARRAAAALDEAAREAAEQLQAPAVSPQPTAVEVVAVDYAALTPEEFEEAIAALCERDGCSGVEVVGGAGDLGADVLAVTPDGRRIVVQCKRYDASHRVGSQDLQRFGGTCFTVHEADVAVLVSTSDFTAPALEYAEQCGILCVDGESLEAWTDGTGPRPWDVAPHTGAAGCEAAGAGL encoded by the coding sequence GTGACAGTGCCTGCGCCTCGTTCGGCGTTCGTGAAGCGCCGCCGGTACCGGTTCGACCTTCGGTCGACGGCCCTGTTCTTCGTGTTCCTCGCGGTGGTCGTGAGCGTCCTGGGCCTCGCCGTCCGGGTGGCGGCGGGCGCTGTCGAGCGGCGTCCGGCCTGGGTGTTCGTGCTGGCCCTGATAGGTGTCGCGGCCTGTCTTGGCCTGCGGCGCCGGTGGCGCGTGGCGGGAGCGGCGCGCCGGGCCGCGGCCGCGCTCGACGAGGCGGCCAGGGAAGCGGCCGAGCAGCTTCAGGCCCCGGCGGTTTCCCCTCAGCCGACGGCAGTCGAGGTCGTCGCGGTCGACTACGCCGCCCTGACGCCTGAGGAGTTCGAGGAGGCGATCGCCGCGCTCTGCGAACGCGACGGCTGCTCCGGCGTCGAGGTCGTGGGGGGCGCCGGGGACCTGGGCGCCGATGTCCTGGCGGTGACGCCCGACGGGCGCCGGATCGTCGTCCAGTGCAAGCGTTACGACGCTTCCCACCGGGTCGGATCGCAGGATCTCCAGCGTTTCGGCGGCACCTGCTTCACCGTGCACGAGGCCGATGTCGCCGTACTGGTCAGCACCAGTGACTTCACGGCGCCCGCGCTGGAGTACGCCGAGCAGTGCGGGATCCTGTGCGTGGACGGGGAGAGCCTGGAGGCGTGGACGGACGGCACCGGCCCCCGCCCCTGGGACGTCGCCCCGCACACCGGGGCGGCCGGCTGCGAAGCGGCCGGCGCCGGCTTGTGA
- a CDS encoding PP2C family protein-serine/threonine phosphatase: MSRTGTTDDGDELLTRLEALTAQARAQAEMQRSRVELAIALQRGMLPRDLPVTGRLHLAVRYTPACHGLNVGGDWYDAFTLGDGRIGLSIGDVQGHNIEAAAFMGQVRAGMRALASVTSEPGEVLARTNDLLLSLGCDLFATCTFMRLDPCAGVLESARAGHLPCVRATADGKSALTEDEGGPPLGVQAGMPYPVTRYELTTGSMFVLLTDGVVEGPSMRLEEGLDQVTRLAGIAAVAGMDVDALAAAVIKGAERVGHDDDAAVLVVGLDGPDAQP, translated from the coding sequence ATGTCCCGCACCGGCACGACGGACGACGGCGACGAGCTGCTGACCAGGCTCGAGGCCCTGACGGCTCAGGCCCGTGCGCAGGCCGAGATGCAGCGCTCCCGGGTCGAACTGGCGATCGCGCTGCAGCGCGGCATGCTCCCGCGGGACCTGCCCGTCACCGGCCGGCTGCACCTGGCCGTGCGGTACACGCCCGCGTGCCACGGGCTCAACGTGGGCGGCGACTGGTACGACGCCTTCACGCTGGGCGACGGCCGGATCGGCCTGTCCATCGGCGACGTCCAGGGCCACAACATCGAGGCCGCCGCCTTCATGGGGCAGGTGCGCGCCGGGATGCGGGCGCTGGCCTCGGTCACCAGCGAGCCGGGCGAGGTGCTGGCCCGGACCAACGACCTGCTGCTGTCGCTGGGCTGCGACCTGTTCGCGACCTGCACGTTCATGCGGCTCGACCCCTGTGCCGGCGTACTGGAGAGCGCCCGCGCCGGGCATCTGCCCTGTGTCCGGGCCACGGCCGACGGGAAGTCCGCTCTCACCGAGGACGAGGGCGGGCCTCCCCTCGGCGTGCAGGCGGGGATGCCCTACCCGGTCACCCGCTACGAACTCACCACGGGCAGCATGTTCGTGCTCCTCACGGACGGTGTCGTGGAGGGGCCGTCGATGCGGCTGGAGGAGGGCCTCGACCAGGTGACGCGGCTCGCCGGCATCGCGGCGGTGGCGGGCATGGACGTCGACGCGCTCGCGGCCGCCGTGATCAAGGGGGCCGAGCGCGTCGGACACGACGACGACGCGGCCGTCCTGGTGGTCGGCCTCGACGGCCCGGACGCTCAGCCATAG
- a CDS encoding nuclear transport factor 2 family protein codes for MTDCDDFLEWVRTALYEAELALHNGDAAPRRALWSRNEPVSVLGAWRNAYGQQELDELFTTLGRSFSDCTSYVFELRAYDVAGDMAYTAGLEHTSASVDGVPRTYTLRATQVYRREEGEWTVAHRHGDPVTG; via the coding sequence ATGACCGACTGTGACGATTTCCTGGAGTGGGTCAGGACGGCCCTGTACGAGGCGGAGCTCGCGCTGCACAACGGCGATGCGGCTCCCCGCCGGGCGCTCTGGTCGCGCAACGAACCGGTGAGTGTGCTGGGGGCGTGGCGGAACGCCTACGGGCAGCAGGAGCTGGACGAGCTCTTCACCACCCTCGGCAGGAGCTTCTCCGACTGCACGTCGTACGTCTTCGAACTGCGGGCGTACGACGTCGCGGGCGACATGGCCTACACGGCCGGGCTCGAGCACACCTCCGCCTCCGTCGACGGAGTGCCGCGCACCTACACACTGCGGGCCACTCAGGTGTACCGCCGTGAGGAGGGCGAGTGGACGGTGGCCCACCGTCATGGCGACCCGGTGACCGGGTGA